The following coding sequences are from one Ammospiza nelsoni isolate bAmmNel1 chromosome 5, bAmmNel1.pri, whole genome shotgun sequence window:
- the LOC132073522 gene encoding inositol 1,4,5-trisphosphate receptor-interacting protein-like 1 has protein sequence MEVRAKLQEEEKIHLQREVEQLVLLKQGVLAWGDLLSSARQHWQLWALAGLLLLLLALWYMWRKGSLRTEEQGEAHDGVNEEEVENVHAHEEDFGNEDEGDNEMEVEEDDSDDGRAEDVDNAAANEAGNEAANAANVNDVGNQVQEFRDRADNFGRIIMERVQWPVQDLQGGCMWTRTLMEHFAIYFRRVLSNSFYPVLQGAIGVGSAFEGWSPREQDVVYQVLIPMTPPRGHSFHLELGTAWQRRLRNFHIRVQQECTCTSEQQGEHMLCFLHHPEEELRRHQDPSLLHTLCTGSYLDVEKTARWFYQLVRAIWPALLESHSWHLVLLPPRRSCQFKVTNGRESYRIEILFGVRQGNSDVFVSSQPRQAHTSSTIWPESYAVAEMKFFRYIARQAPPDSLHLKCLQFFTRLQLGLGFSTYTIKTIVMHLLSILPASQWRRRHFVSRLMDISESLRTCVERRRLNHFIVGNQRLPEGIRLPPEVLMARSRNLFHDLVMDPVAHSQAMNQYMDLQHWFKRILRNEQSLLGLVQRVKGRKKVPPEKALENAGARSATMRTI, from the exons ATGGAGGTGCGTGCCAAGctccaggaagaggagaagattcATCTGCAGCGGGAGGTGGAGCAGCTGGTCCTGCTGAAGCAGGGTGTCTTGGCCTGGGGagacctgctctcctctgcccggcagcactggcagctctgggctcttgctgggctcctgctccttctcttggcACTGTGGTATatgtggaggaaagggagcctgaggacagaggagcaaggagaagcACATGATGGTGTAAATGAAGAGGAGGTTGaaaatgtgcatgcacatgaagaagactttggaaatgaagatgaaggAGACAATGAAATGGAGGTGGAGGAAGACGACAGTGATGATGGCCGTGCAGAGGATGTCGACAATGCTGCTGCCAATGAAGCTGGCAATGAAGCTGCCAATGCAGCAAACGTCAATGACGTTGGAAATCAAGTGCAAGAATTCCGTGATCGTGCCGACAACTTTGGAAGAATCATAATGGAGCGCGTACAGTGGCCTgtgcaggacctgcagggaggatgcaTGTGGACAAGAACCCTGATGGAgcattttgcaatttattttcgaCGGGTCTTGTCCAACAGTTTCTATCCGGTGCTGCAAGGAGCCattggggtgggcagtgccttCGAAGGTTGGAGTCCCCGTGAGCAGGATGTTGTGTACCAGGTGCTCATACCCATGACACCTCCTCGAGGGCACAGCTTCCACctagagctgggcactgcatggCAGAGGCGCTTGAGGAACTTCCACATCCGCGTGCAGCAGGAGTGCACCTGCACgagtgagcagcagggtgagcacatgctgtgcttcctgcaccaccctgaggaggagctgaggaggcaTCAGGATCCCAGCCTCCTTCATACCCTGTGCACGGGCTCCTACCTGGACGTGGAGAAAACTGCCCGCTGGTTCTACCAGCTGGTGAGAGCAATCTGGCCGGCTTTGCTTGAGTCACACAGTTGGCATTTagtgctgctgccccccagaCGCTCCTGCCAGTTCAAGGTGACCAACGGCAGAGAAAGCTACCGGATCGAGATCCTCTTTGGGGTGCGGCAAGGCAACTCAGAcgtctttgtgagcagccagcctagGCAAGCCCACACCTCCAGCACAATCTGGCCAGAGAGCTACGCTGTGGCCGAGATGAAGTTCTTCAGGTACATCGCCAGGCAGGCTCCCCCTGACAGCTTGCAcctgaaatgcctgcagttcTTCACTCGTCTTCAGCTGGGCTTAGGCTTTTCCACCTATACCATCAAGACCATTGTCATGCACCTCCTGAGCATCTTGCCCGCGTCACAGTGGCGCAGGAGACATTTTGTGAGCCGGCTGATGGATATCAGCGAGAGCCTGCGCACGTGTGTGGAAAGGAGACGCCTCAATCACTTCATTGTGGGCAACCAGAGGCTTCCTGAGGGCATCCGCTTGCCCCCAGAGGTCCTAATGGCCAGGTCACGCAATCTCTTCCATGACCTGGTGATGGATCCCGTTGCCCACTCTCAGGCAATGAACCAGTACATGGATCTGCAGCATTGGTTCAAACGGATCCTTAGAAATGAACA GTCTCTGCTGGGCCTGGTGCAGAGAGTGAAAGGCCGCAAGAAGGTGCCCCCGGAGAAGGCCTTGGAGAACGCTGGGGCCAGGAGTGCCACCATGAGGACG ATCTGA